One window from the genome of Penaeus monodon isolate SGIC_2016 chromosome 2, NSTDA_Pmon_1, whole genome shotgun sequence encodes:
- the LOC119582306 gene encoding uncharacterized protein LOC119582306: MPRNSKYRLSKMEVWMSSLPGRRPGSNWFQQNRKASTMNPQVTLHMDMHPPVLDTSRPKPPLPNKNMAQGASMRKPNQWWNSLRNMYQSFCTGSPPVTWVNPNMMNELPSVTYSQPYIPDSQFLTVEPDGNGDTGGCLWYAAPPEGSQLQFMDPLHVWPQKLVFPVSHPQPCFPNFPNKKSKPSQPLNPEAKEWIPKEMRGKNELSPSTQDCFSSVEDSCGRSPSTKTSLDFTVCQDFCEITENEIAAIRNDDGSVNACSVSSAFPKLQDGQINFTEKSHCDKSVMKIDESNTIKSSSVKNKNTGNSPASYAVVAKTVLSLPEPPRAKSPNEKTKSAGVDQPLPKIFLKDKKYPKEKAPPLMEKSVHTLPFKTANKVQKKNSRKFLNELKALAHAESSDCGSLASESSFGSPCSDGLPQRICHGNILAPCGSQSWEKLKDIYASESRSPRTQRSNSECSSSNSRIRSTSESSVASVDSINIEFEDEVDKNNSLNNVCIISENCQPKCIENTNLSNSVLAHILGLNDCKSEESDEEWDDSDSDWDEVKNDSAGLDDSWETFGLGLTIPITCKVSSFGLNSERKDTDQESSLNAENNCDILDEEEDAFSCNLSDVNRRWNEEIEKDLSTKTEKRVNFGAVKVHPMVTWAHAYQQARRGPWEQYARDAARFSRHIADLEPVISHVLQEEHRQEVYRKLYGDSSS; the protein is encoded by the exons ATGCCACGAAACTCCAAATACAG ACTAAGTAAAATGGAAGTGTGGATGTCCTCTTTACCTGGCAGAAGGCCAGGAAGTAACTGGTTTCAGCAGAACAGAAAGGCTTCTACCATGAACCCTCAGGTCACTCTGCATATGGATATGCACCCTCCAGTGCTTGACACCTCAAGGCCAAAACCACCACTGCCCAACAAGAATATGGCCCAGG GTGCAAGCATGAGAAAGCCAAACCAGTGGTGGAATTCCTTACGCAATATGTATCAGTCCTTTTGTACTGGGTCACCTCCTGTAACTTGGGTTAACCCAAACATGATGAATGAGCTTCCATCAGTAACCTACAGTCAGCCTTACATCCCAGATAGCCAGTTTCTAACTGTGGAGCCAGATGGAAATGGAGATACTGGTGGGTGCCTTTGGTATGCTGCCCCTCCTGAAGGATCACAACTGCAGTTCATGGACCCCTTGCATGTCTGGCCACAGAAACTTGTCTTCCCGGTATCTCACCCACAGCCCtgtttcccaaatttcccaaataagAAGAGCAAACCAAGCCAGCCTCTTAATCCAGAAGCAAAGGAGTGGATCCCCAAAGAAATGCGAGGGAAAAATGAATTAAGCCCTTCCACTCAGGACTGTTTCTCATCTGTTGAAGATTCTTGTGGCAGATCACCTTCAACTAAAACCTCTCTTGATTTTACTGTGTGTCAAGATTTTTgtgaaataacagaaaatgaaattGCTGCTATTCGTAATGATGATGGAAGTGTTAATGCTTGTTCAGTGTCTTCAGCATTCCCAAAACTGCAGGATGGCCAAATAAATTTTACAGAAAAGTCTCACTGTGATAAGTCTGTGATGAAAATAGATGAAAGTAACACCATCAAGTCTTCAtcagtaaaaaataagaatactgGAAATTCTCCAGCTAGTTATGCTGTTGTTGCCAAGACGGTTTTAAGCTTACCAGAACCACCAAGAGCAAAATCTCCAAATGAAAAGACAAAATCAGCAGGAGTTGATCAGCCACTTCCCAAAATTTTCCTAAAAGATAAGAAGTACCCAAAAGAGAAAGCACCTCCATTAATGGAAAAAAGTGTACACACACTTCCATTTAAAACTGCTAACAAAGTTCAGaagaaaaacagcagaaaatTCTTAAATGAGTTAAAAGCATTGGCTCATGCTGAAAGTAGTGATTGTGGTTCTTTGGCCAGTGAAAGTAGTTTTGGTTCGCCATGCAGTGATGGTTTACCTCAAAGAATATGCCATGGAAACATTTTGGCTCCTTGTGGTTCACAGTCTTGGGAAAAGTTAAAGGATATATATGCTTCAGAATCAAGGAGCCCAAGGACACAGCGCAGCAACAGTGAGTGTAGTTCCAGTAATAGTCGTATACGCAGTACTAGTGAGTCTAGTGTGGCAAGTGTAGATAGTATCAACATTGAGTTTGAAGATGAAGTTGACAAAAATAATTCATTAAATAATGTTTGTATTATTAGTGAAAATTGCCAACCAAAGTGCATTGAAAATACAAATTTGTCAAACAGTGTTCTTGCCCACATTTTAGGTCTCAATGACTGTAAAAGTGAAGAATCTGATGAAGAATGGGATGACTCAGATAGTGACTGGGATGAAGTAAAAAATGATAGTGCTGGTCTAGATGATAGTTGGGAAACATTTGGCCTTGGTCTTACTATTCCAATAACCTGTAAAGTATCCTCTTTTGGCCTTAACAGTGAAAGAAAAGATACTGACCAAGAATCAAGCTTGAATGCAGAAAACAACTGTGATATtctggatgaagaggaggatgcaTTTAGCTGCAATTTATCTGATGTGAATAGGCGCTGGAATGAAGAAATTGAGAAAGACTTATCCACAAAGACTGAAAAACGTGTGAATTTTGGAGCAGTAAAAGTGCATCCTATGGTCACTTGGGCACATGCCTACCAACAGGCAAGAAGAGGACCATGGGAACAGTATGCACGAGATGCAGCACGTTTCAGTCGTCACATAGCAGATTTAGAGCCTGTTATTTCACATGTGTTACAAGAAGAACACAGACAGGAAGTCTACCGAAAGCTTTATGGTGATTCCTCTAGCTAA